A genomic region of Antennarius striatus isolate MH-2024 chromosome 4, ASM4005453v1, whole genome shotgun sequence contains the following coding sequences:
- the ccnd2a gene encoding G1/S-specific cyclin-D2a, which produces MKVEAHCGKRGKSSQQGEAGLHSRSPCSLTLYVSFPATVFCIFGLQHHFYVSEREILLFYLRESASTMELLCLEMDTIIRARPDPNLLCDDRVLQSLLTIEERFLPQYSYFKGVQKDIQPFMRRMVATWMLEVCEEQKCEEEVFPLAMNYLDRFLAVVPTKKCNLQLLGAVCMFLASKLKETRPLTAEKLCIYTDNSIRPQELLEWELVVLGKLKWNLAAVTPNDFIEHIVRRLPLPEDKLALIRKHVQTFIALCATDFSFAMYPPSMIATGSVGAAICGLQLDSSDQSQWGDSLTDLLAKITNTEVDVLKECQEQIERVLVTSLREGRQQQQQQQQTQRGPSGKGLEELDQSSTPTDVRDVNL; this is translated from the exons ATGAAAGTAGAAGCGCACTGTGGGAAGAGAGGAAAAAGTTCTCAACAAGGAGAGGCAGGACTACACTCGCGGAGCCCCTGCAGTCTCACTTTATATGTATCTTTCCCTGCCactgttttttgcatttttggtCTGCAGCACCACTTTTACGTCTCCGAGAGAGAAATCCTACTTTTTTACTTAAGAGAAAGCGCCAGTACCATGGAGCTGCTCTGCCTCGAAATGGACACCATCATACGAGCTCGTCCCGATCCGAACCTCCTGTGCGATGACAGGGTCCTGCAGAGCTTGTTGACCATAGAGGAGAGATTTCTACCCCAATATTCCTATTTCAAAGGCGTCCAGAAAGATATTCAGCCATTTATGAGGAGGATGGTCGCTACATGGATGTTGGAG GTTTGTGAGGAGCAGAAGTGCGAAGAAGAAGTTTTTCCGTTGGCCATGAACTACTTAGACAGATTTTTAGCCGTGGTACCCACCAAAAAGTGTAACCTGCAGCTGCTTGGAGCGGTTTGCATGTTTCTTGCATCCAAATTGAAAGAGACTCGTCCATTAACCGCAGAGAAGCTTTGCATCTACACAGATAACTCCATCAGACCACAAGAGCTGCTG GAATGGGAACTTGTGGTGTTGGGAAAGTTGAAGTGGAACTTAGCAGCAGTAACGCCAAACGACTTCATCGAACACATTGTGAGGAGGCTGCCACTGCCCGAGGATAAGCTGGCCCTTATACGCAAACATGTCCAGACCTTCATTGCCCTTTGTGCCACAG ATTTCAGCTTTGCCATGTACCCTCCCTCCATGATCGCCACAGGAAGCGTGGGGGCAGCTATCTGCGGCCTGCAGCTAGATTCATCCGACCAGTCGCAGTGGGGTGACAGTCTGACAGACCTACTGGCCAAAATCACAAACACAGAAGTG GATGTTCTCAAAGAATGCCAGGAGCAGATTGAACGTGTGTTGGTGACCAGCCTGCGTGAAGGgcggcagcagcaacagcagcagcagcaaacgcAGAGA